A region from the Wansuia hejianensis genome encodes:
- the radA gene encoding DNA repair protein RadA — protein MAKEKKTVYFCQNCGYESGKWMGQCPGCRQWNTFVEEVVSIKQGAQSGSRVRGAAAPVSLREISLDENSRMKTGIGELDRVLGGGIVPGSLTLVGGDPGIGKSTLLLQVCKQLSDAGRSVLYVSGEESLQQIKMRAVRIGTFQDGLKLLCETNLETIRTCIEKEPPQAVVIDSIQTMYNEQVSSSPGSVSQVRESTGVLLQIAKGLQVPVFIVGHVTKDGSVAGPRVLEHMVDTVLYFEGDRHASYRILRAVKNRFGSTNEIGVFEMRQEGLMEVKNPSEFMLDGKPEGASGSVVACSLEGSRPIMIEIQALVCHSNFGIPRRTANGTDFNRVNLLMAVLEKRARMNLSSSDAYVNIAGGIKMTEPAVDLGILLAIASSQKDLVISEKTVVFGEVGLSGEVRSVSMADQRVQEAEKLGFETVILPKVCMKSLLSKNNKGIHLVPVENIKDAIRFIEKGQV, from the coding sequence TCAGGAAAGTGGATGGGCCAGTGTCCGGGATGCCGGCAGTGGAATACGTTTGTGGAAGAAGTGGTTTCCATAAAGCAGGGCGCACAGAGCGGCAGCCGTGTGAGAGGGGCTGCTGCTCCCGTAAGCCTGAGGGAAATCAGCCTGGATGAAAACAGCCGTATGAAAACGGGGATCGGCGAGCTGGACAGAGTCCTGGGCGGGGGAATTGTACCGGGATCACTGACGCTTGTGGGCGGAGACCCTGGAATCGGAAAATCCACGCTGCTCCTTCAGGTGTGCAAACAGCTATCGGATGCCGGGAGAAGTGTTCTCTATGTATCGGGCGAAGAATCATTGCAGCAGATTAAGATGCGGGCGGTTCGGATCGGCACATTTCAGGATGGTCTGAAGCTGCTCTGTGAGACGAATTTGGAGACGATCCGAACCTGTATTGAAAAGGAACCGCCGCAGGCTGTGGTGATTGATTCTATTCAGACGATGTATAATGAACAGGTATCGTCATCGCCGGGAAGTGTTTCGCAGGTCAGGGAATCTACAGGCGTTTTGCTTCAGATTGCCAAGGGACTTCAGGTTCCCGTATTTATAGTCGGCCATGTGACCAAGGATGGCAGTGTGGCAGGGCCGAGAGTGTTGGAGCATATGGTGGACACGGTTCTGTATTTTGAAGGGGACCGCCATGCTTCTTACAGGATCTTAAGAGCTGTGAAGAACCGGTTTGGGTCCACCAATGAGATAGGAGTCTTCGAAATGCGCCAGGAAGGGCTTATGGAGGTGAAGAATCCGTCAGAGTTTATGCTGGATGGTAAGCCGGAGGGAGCGTCAGGCTCTGTGGTGGCCTGTTCACTGGAGGGCAGCCGCCCGATTATGATTGAGATACAGGCGCTGGTCTGTCACAGTAATTTCGGTATCCCCAGGAGAACCGCCAATGGAACGGACTTTAACAGGGTCAACCTGCTGATGGCAGTCCTGGAGAAGCGTGCCAGGATGAACCTGTCTTCCAGCGACGCCTATGTCAATATAGCCGGCGGCATTAAGATGACGGAGCCTGCGGTGGATCTGGGAATCTTGCTGGCGATCGCCTCCAGCCAGAAAGATCTTGTGATCAGTGAAAAGACGGTAGTCTTTGGAGAAGTAGGATTAAGCGGCGAGGTGCGTTCCGTCAGCATGGCAGACCAACGCGTGCAGGAGGCGGAAAAACTGGGTTTCGAGACAGTTATTCTGCCGAAGGTCTGCATGAAATCTCTTCTGTCTAAGAACAACAAGGGGATACATTTGGTTCCGGTGGAAAATATAAAGGATGCCATCCGTTTTATCGAAAAAGGACAGGTATAA
- a CDS encoding EFR1 family ferrodoxin (N-terminal region resembles flavodoxins. C-terminal ferrodoxin region binds two 4Fe-4S clusters.) produces the protein MILYFSGTGNSEYVAKRIAEETDDGIVNLFEKIRNHDFSKLHSDCPWVIVSPTYAWRIPRILQQWLEKTAFSGNSGIYYVMTCGGSIGNSGKYLRKLSASKHMKDLGCFSIVMPENYIAMFSTPEKEAALHTIHQAEAAIDKASHMIKNGKPFPHQTLTLTDKINSSIVNSIFYPMFVHAKKFYAKDTCISCGKCADVCPMHNIRLENGKPVWGKDCTHCMACISRCPREAIEYGKHSEGKPRYTCPIKINR, from the coding sequence ATGATATTATATTTCTCAGGAACCGGTAACAGCGAATATGTCGCCAAAAGAATCGCTGAAGAAACTGACGATGGGATCGTGAATTTATTTGAAAAAATCAGAAACCATGATTTTTCCAAACTACATTCCGATTGCCCATGGGTAATCGTCTCACCTACCTATGCCTGGCGGATTCCACGTATCCTGCAGCAATGGCTGGAAAAGACCGCTTTTTCGGGCAACAGCGGAATATATTATGTTATGACCTGCGGCGGAAGCATTGGTAATTCAGGAAAGTATCTTAGGAAGCTGAGTGCTTCTAAGCACATGAAGGATTTAGGATGTTTTTCCATTGTAATGCCTGAAAACTACATTGCAATGTTCTCAACTCCTGAAAAAGAAGCTGCACTGCATACCATTCATCAGGCTGAAGCTGCAATAGATAAAGCATCCCATATGATCAAAAACGGTAAGCCATTTCCGCATCAGACTCTCACATTAACAGATAAAATAAACAGCAGCATTGTAAACAGTATTTTCTATCCAATGTTTGTTCACGCAAAGAAATTCTACGCTAAGGACACTTGCATTTCCTGCGGAAAGTGCGCTGACGTATGTCCGATGCACAACATACGACTTGAAAATGGAAAACCCGTATGGGGGAAAGACTGTACACATTGTATGGCCTGCATCAGCCGTTGTCCAAGAGAAGCAATCGAATACGGCAAACACAGCGAGGGAAAGCCCCGGTATACCTGTCCGATAAAAATCAACCGATAA
- a CDS encoding ArsR/SmtB family transcription factor gives MECKERLKKIVDGFQKCRDTFTAIGNETRQLILLVLLESDLSGIRVGEIAKKTHLTRPSVSHHLQILKESGIVTMRKVGTKNYYSLCADGTQWKDIADLISLIYESIQHINS, from the coding sequence ATGGAGTGCAAAGAAAGACTCAAAAAGATAGTAGACGGTTTTCAAAAATGCAGAGATACTTTTACTGCCATCGGGAATGAAACGAGACAACTGATTCTCCTTGTGCTTTTGGAAAGTGATCTATCAGGCATCCGCGTTGGTGAAATCGCCAAAAAAACACATTTAACAAGACCTTCCGTATCCCATCACCTTCAGATTCTGAAAGAGTCTGGAATTGTCACAATGCGCAAAGTTGGAACAAAAAACTATTATTCCCTGTGCGCGGACGGAACCCAATGGAAGGATATAGCTGATTTAATCAGCCTTATTTATGAAAGTATCCAGCACATCAATTCATAA
- a CDS encoding nitroreductase family protein, with translation MKKHQVLIDPSKCTGCGLCVKTCVAHNIELENKKAKTLLKNCLMCGQCTAVCPGKAVTISGYDAEEIKEKIETSLKPQEVLDVIRFRRSIRQFKEKNIPYEVINQILEAGRYTHTAKNMQDVSFVVLDKEKDKIEQLAVRLFKKYKPFADIFSPMARHYTIDSHFFFFKAPIVIVILSKNKTNGILAAQNMEYVAEANGLGVLFSGYFTMAANTSFKIKKALKIPKGKHAAMTLVLGYPDVRFLRTVQREPLDVKFL, from the coding sequence ATGAAGAAGCATCAGGTGTTGATAGATCCCTCCAAGTGTACAGGCTGCGGGCTGTGTGTTAAGACTTGTGTTGCCCATAATATTGAGCTGGAAAACAAAAAAGCCAAAACTTTATTGAAAAACTGTTTAATGTGCGGACAATGTACGGCAGTCTGCCCCGGCAAAGCGGTTACAATCTCTGGCTATGATGCAGAGGAAATCAAGGAAAAGATAGAAACCAGCCTAAAACCACAGGAAGTTCTGGATGTCATTCGTTTCAGGAGAAGCATTCGGCAGTTTAAAGAAAAAAACATACCATACGAAGTCATTAACCAGATATTAGAGGCTGGAAGATACACCCATACCGCAAAAAACATGCAGGATGTATCATTTGTCGTCCTCGACAAAGAAAAAGACAAAATAGAACAATTGGCAGTCAGGCTATTTAAAAAGTATAAACCTTTTGCTGACATATTTAGCCCCATGGCGAGACACTATACAATCGACAGCCATTTCTTTTTCTTTAAAGCGCCAATTGTAATTGTCATTCTATCAAAGAATAAGACTAATGGCATTCTTGCAGCACAAAATATGGAATATGTTGCAGAAGCCAATGGATTGGGAGTTTTGTTCAGTGGCTATTTTACAATGGCAGCTAACACTTCATTTAAAATAAAAAAAGCATTAAAAATACCTAAAGGGAAGCACGCCGCAATGACTTTGGTATTAGGGTATCCAGATGTCCGATTTCTCCGTACCGTGCAGCGCGAGCCTCTGGATGTAAAATTTCTGTAA
- a CDS encoding YDG domain-containing protein — MRQRTRHNFKIYFAAAFLFMCVMVIKQAIPVRADGTKAVTVEKGTAVTKTYDGTPDAMAAVSADNYVLNGIEGGDDVQLTYQGAEFNEAGTEAAYVTLTGLGLTGKDASKYILNSGTATLDGSISKYILTPDNVRWSVPDSWEYDNQTHWFSPVVDPTGNFYMEVDYTLYNSVGQVISNEKVKDAGTYKAVCNGIVSDYAWYMKDYDDTALVGYEKTFIITGRELTESMLQGFEERVAHVSTLSSTGSYPQYILADGDDTLKKDKDYTVKYSGKGTLAGHYTMTITGKGKYSGTIEKNYDVYYEKYTGNLLPELPADCEFYTQGFSLKLPAGTTVGKTDSGSFTSRYKVTEDGVNVTQDVYVKVNYKIYTYSFSYSMDSVMPEVSLVDFDADADCYLDQILNITEDNIKKVELIIRDNRANILVQREIYPEVDGRYHLRIDKSVTAPSGKSSDYLYYDIKVTDKAGLWNYGLGNYQLGVHVYPISRMYDKITDGGILSETTVTSDDRQALETTLAKYKSLPVGSGASDEQKEEIDFYEKIIQKLLDKISAVEKEIKEIRDFHDATDTNKVTTDQMAAIKVFCGRVENLLEENNLTSGERSSLEKINQALQAEYAKVVSVKQELEEIEEKMSSMSENSVTKDDLTALDQLLSDTIRMELDYSNHMTEKQKASLQEWQKEILAMEKRIDEAENCLSGIGGIDSIDTGHLEKDDLEALKDLQAVVNTVEKEYKGNLNTEGLAQFEEWKKTINDSIKEIETKLKLIEETDKLCGEVFTAVTEENVNSDSRNKLQKLLESIKSVEKLGTDYLTSDENSMFMQREKVAEALIQKLDDVQKEKENLSELIKINLENMKKEDLEKLKENIAGIERLENAIGGNLTEEEKAELSEAKKELQSCVEGIEKVQKIENELIEILKKETLSEQDRKRVKELQEMIGQLHPGERRIFDVTLQDRAVQKASKSVTAGVNTGDPESGMAWMLMLLCGALFLGTVVYKKKEQNV, encoded by the coding sequence ATGAGACAAAGGACCAGGCATAATTTTAAAATTTATTTCGCAGCAGCTTTCCTATTCATGTGTGTCATGGTTATAAAGCAGGCGATTCCGGTTCGGGCCGATGGGACTAAAGCAGTAACCGTTGAGAAGGGTACGGCAGTTACTAAGACATATGACGGTACGCCGGATGCCATGGCAGCGGTTAGCGCAGATAATTATGTGCTAAATGGGATAGAAGGTGGAGACGACGTGCAGCTTACCTACCAGGGAGCTGAGTTTAATGAAGCAGGCACAGAGGCAGCTTACGTGACGCTGACCGGATTAGGGCTGACCGGAAAAGATGCCTCCAAATACATATTGAATTCCGGTACAGCCACATTAGATGGGAGTATCAGCAAATATATCTTGACGCCGGATAATGTGAGGTGGTCGGTTCCGGATAGCTGGGAATATGATAATCAAACCCACTGGTTTAGCCCGGTTGTTGATCCCACAGGGAATTTCTATATGGAAGTGGATTATACCCTGTATAACAGTGTGGGACAGGTGATATCGAATGAGAAGGTGAAAGATGCCGGAACTTATAAGGCAGTGTGCAATGGAATTGTTTCGGATTATGCGTGGTATATGAAAGACTATGATGATACGGCGTTAGTTGGTTATGAAAAAACCTTCATAATTACAGGCAGAGAACTTACTGAATCTATGCTTCAGGGATTTGAGGAAAGGGTCGCTCACGTGTCAACACTGTCTTCCACGGGAAGTTATCCACAATACATCCTTGCGGACGGCGATGATACGTTAAAAAAAGACAAAGATTATACGGTAAAGTATTCCGGAAAGGGAACGCTTGCCGGGCATTATACTATGACAATTACAGGAAAAGGGAAATACTCGGGAACAATTGAGAAGAATTATGATGTATATTATGAAAAATATACTGGGAATTTACTGCCGGAGCTGCCAGCAGACTGTGAATTCTATACCCAGGGTTTTTCTCTGAAACTCCCTGCGGGGACTACTGTGGGTAAGACGGACAGTGGCAGTTTTACTAGCAGATATAAAGTGACAGAAGATGGAGTCAATGTGACTCAGGATGTCTATGTCAAAGTGAATTATAAAATATACACGTATTCGTTTTCTTACAGCATGGATTCAGTAATGCCGGAAGTATCCCTTGTTGACTTTGATGCGGACGCGGACTGCTATTTGGATCAGATCCTGAATATTACTGAAGACAATATCAAAAAGGTAGAGCTGATTATCAGAGATAACAGGGCGAATATCCTTGTACAAAGGGAAATTTATCCGGAAGTGGACGGCAGATATCATCTGCGCATTGATAAATCCGTTACAGCGCCCAGCGGGAAATCAAGCGATTATCTCTACTACGATATCAAGGTAACAGATAAGGCCGGACTCTGGAATTATGGCCTTGGTAATTATCAACTGGGCGTGCACGTATATCCGATTTCCAGAATGTATGACAAAATCACGGACGGAGGCATTCTGTCGGAGACGACGGTTACTTCTGACGACAGGCAGGCGCTGGAAACCACACTTGCAAAATACAAATCGCTGCCAGTCGGTTCTGGAGCGTCAGATGAGCAGAAGGAGGAAATCGACTTCTATGAGAAGATCATACAGAAGCTTCTGGATAAGATTTCAGCAGTTGAAAAAGAGATAAAAGAGATCCGGGATTTTCATGATGCAACAGATACGAATAAGGTCACAACAGATCAGATGGCGGCCATCAAAGTGTTCTGCGGTCGGGTCGAAAACTTGTTGGAAGAAAATAATCTGACATCTGGAGAGCGCTCGTCTCTTGAGAAAATCAACCAGGCACTTCAGGCGGAGTACGCGAAGGTTGTTTCTGTAAAACAGGAATTAGAAGAGATTGAAGAAAAAATGTCTTCGATGTCAGAGAACAGTGTGACCAAGGACGATCTGACGGCATTGGACCAGTTGTTATCGGATACAATCAGAATGGAATTGGATTATTCTAACCATATGACAGAAAAACAGAAAGCGAGCCTGCAGGAATGGCAGAAAGAGATTCTGGCCATGGAAAAACGGATAGACGAGGCAGAGAATTGTCTGTCCGGGATCGGTGGTATTGACAGCATAGATACCGGGCATTTAGAGAAAGATGACCTGGAGGCGCTGAAGGATTTGCAGGCAGTTGTGAACACGGTGGAGAAAGAATATAAGGGAAACCTGAACACTGAGGGCCTGGCGCAGTTTGAAGAATGGAAGAAGACGATTAATGATTCAATAAAAGAGATAGAAACGAAATTAAAGCTGATTGAAGAGACAGACAAACTATGCGGGGAAGTATTTACAGCCGTAACAGAGGAAAATGTAAACAGTGACAGCCGAAACAAATTGCAAAAGCTTCTGGAAAGTATAAAGTCAGTTGAGAAACTAGGAACGGATTATCTAACCAGCGATGAAAACTCTATGTTTATGCAAAGAGAAAAGGTTGCAGAAGCACTGATTCAAAAGTTGGATGATGTCCAAAAGGAAAAGGAAAATCTGTCCGAGCTGATAAAAATCAATTTAGAGAATATGAAGAAAGAGGATTTAGAAAAGTTAAAAGAAAATATTGCGGGAATCGAGAGGCTGGAAAACGCAATTGGAGGAAACCTGACAGAGGAAGAAAAAGCTGAGCTGTCAGAAGCCAAAAAAGAACTTCAGAGCTGTGTGGAAGGCATCGAAAAGGTGCAGAAAATTGAGAATGAATTGATAGAGATTCTTAAGAAGGAAACGTTGAGTGAACAGGACAGGAAAAGAGTGAAAGAGCTCCAGGAAATGATAGGACAGTTACATCCCGGAGAAAGGAGGATCTTCGATGTAACACTTCAGGACAGGGCTGTACAGAAGGCTTCTAAATCAGTGACAGCCGGTGTCAATACGGGAGATCCTGAATCAGGCATGGCCTGGATGCTGATGTTGTTGTGCGGGGCACTTTTTCTGGGAACAGTTGTTTATAAAAAGAAAGAGCAGAATGTCTGA
- a CDS encoding sensor histidine kinase has protein sequence MKTKSKIKFLLGGAALISLLLLLFYAAYTYDNKYTAHSDKITSLSDHWEYCAGHLYTPEDFHAGDLTISSELIYIGEFGGFSGTRDNSEPFGQATYHKILELKNISDPWAMILPEIFSASKIYVNDQCVAEYGDFSPYSMQTGNSLIFLPSGTAEITILTANQSHYYSGMIYPPLLGPLSEIQRLIAVQLLLYGLFCFFSLGISIASISLWRRRGRNLLHIHYGLLCLFFSIHISYPFVHWLRLGSGELSYIAEDSSYYAMVLCITLLTGQLTRMRKLQLFHKLAVGISGTMILSSVLFPYILFPVIPQMILVYGWLISLFKLYISLYLIAASLAGMIHNTRNIWLLYGNAMFGAGIFADLLTGGTYEPIRFAWLDEYASFIMVIFFTFLILKTNRELAEDHENLTSSLHSEVEKKTEFLTRLLDERRSFLSSAAHDLKAPATVIQTYVDYICQSNTQLDEETKNYLAIIGSKTDQIKENILTLQLFNTEDQLREPPVSLNCNTFLTYVYNETLPYADANGIYYTLKLPPNSPDIRIQQTKLFRVLENIIINATEHTPVDGKLSLTASYGTDTAMIKISDNGHGISEENLSHVFNYKFTTHATAGGHGIGLYFARISIEECGGSISVTSIPEKETSFTIILPVASK, from the coding sequence ATGAAAACAAAATCCAAAATCAAATTCCTCTTGGGAGGCGCAGCCCTGATTTCCCTGCTGCTGCTATTATTTTATGCGGCTTACACTTATGACAATAAATACACCGCACATTCAGACAAAATAACCTCTCTTTCTGATCACTGGGAATACTGTGCCGGCCATCTCTATACGCCGGAAGATTTCCACGCCGGGGATCTCACCATATCATCCGAGCTTATTTATATCGGAGAATTCGGCGGCTTTTCCGGCACACGTGATAATTCCGAGCCATTTGGCCAGGCAACTTATCACAAAATACTTGAGTTGAAGAATATTTCCGATCCATGGGCCATGATTTTACCTGAGATTTTTTCAGCCTCCAAAATATATGTGAATGATCAATGTGTTGCTGAATACGGAGATTTTTCTCCTTATAGCATGCAGACTGGGAACTCTCTCATATTTTTGCCCAGCGGTACCGCAGAGATCACAATTCTCACTGCCAATCAATCGCATTATTACAGCGGCATGATCTATCCTCCGCTTCTGGGCCCACTCTCTGAAATCCAGCGGCTCATCGCAGTGCAGCTGCTGTTGTACGGACTGTTTTGCTTTTTTTCTCTTGGAATTTCTATTGCCTCTATCTCTCTGTGGAGGCGAAGAGGCCGGAACCTGCTGCACATTCATTACGGACTCCTGTGTCTGTTTTTTTCCATTCACATCAGCTATCCTTTTGTTCACTGGCTGAGGCTTGGGAGCGGTGAGCTTTCCTATATTGCAGAAGACAGCTCATATTACGCGATGGTTTTGTGCATCACACTATTGACGGGCCAACTCACCCGGATGAGGAAACTGCAATTGTTCCATAAACTTGCCGTGGGCATCTCAGGCACGATGATCTTGAGTTCCGTCCTGTTTCCCTACATTTTATTTCCTGTTATTCCGCAGATGATTCTGGTGTATGGATGGCTGATTTCCCTCTTTAAACTCTATATAAGCCTCTATCTGATCGCCGCTTCATTGGCCGGTATGATTCACAATACCCGGAATATTTGGCTTCTGTACGGAAATGCCATGTTCGGCGCCGGCATATTCGCGGACCTCCTGACCGGAGGAACGTATGAACCCATCCGTTTTGCCTGGCTGGATGAATATGCATCTTTTATCATGGTAATCTTCTTCACGTTCCTGATTCTGAAGACAAACAGGGAACTCGCCGAGGATCATGAAAATCTTACCAGCAGCCTGCACAGCGAAGTGGAGAAAAAAACCGAATTTCTCACCCGGCTGTTGGATGAAAGACGCAGCTTCCTTTCATCCGCCGCTCATGATTTAAAAGCACCTGCCACAGTAATACAGACTTACGTTGATTATATCTGTCAGAGCAATACCCAGCTGGACGAAGAAACAAAGAATTACCTGGCCATCATAGGCAGCAAAACAGACCAGATTAAGGAAAATATTCTCACACTGCAGCTCTTTAATACAGAAGACCAGCTGCGAGAACCTCCTGTATCTCTGAATTGCAATACATTTTTAACGTATGTCTACAACGAAACGCTTCCTTATGCTGATGCCAACGGAATTTATTATACGCTGAAGCTTCCGCCCAATTCACCCGACATCCGCATTCAGCAGACAAAATTATTCAGGGTGTTGGAGAACATAATTATTAACGCCACAGAACACACCCCTGTAGACGGCAAACTGAGCCTGACAGCAAGCTACGGGACGGATACTGCAATGATTAAGATCAGTGATAACGGACACGGCATATCAGAAGAAAACCTATCTCATGTATTTAATTACAAATTTACTACCCATGCAACCGCCGGAGGTCACGGGATAGGCTTATACTTCGCCCGGATATCTATAGAAGAATGCGGCGGCTCCATCAGCGTCACTTCTATTCCTGAGAAAGAGACCTCTTTTACAATCATTTTACCTGTAGCCTCTAAATAA
- a CDS encoding response regulator transcription factor produces the protein MDRLLFIDDDVEILNINQKFFQQRGYIADVAADTETALELLNKQDYQCILLDICMAGTNGLDFCRELRQNRSIPVIFLSNMAEEEYLIEAFHCGADDYVTKPYSLPVLELRIRTRIRNTGTVQDSPDEALVLNSVEKQAYLNHCSLRLTANEYEILNFLKAHEGQPFRQEEIYYALWGEHFYNTHSIQVMIMRIRKKMMALSPGHEYIKTQWGKGYVYVG, from the coding sequence ATGGACCGTTTACTTTTCATTGACGACGATGTGGAAATTTTAAATATAAATCAAAAGTTTTTTCAGCAGCGCGGCTATATAGCCGATGTAGCCGCCGACACTGAGACAGCGCTTGAATTATTGAATAAACAGGATTACCAATGCATCCTTCTTGATATTTGCATGGCTGGCACTAACGGCCTGGATTTCTGCCGGGAACTGCGGCAGAACCGCTCTATACCCGTGATATTTTTATCAAATATGGCAGAAGAAGAATATTTGATCGAGGCCTTTCACTGCGGTGCGGACGATTATGTGACCAAGCCTTATTCCCTGCCGGTTCTCGAACTCAGAATTCGCACGCGTATCCGAAACACCGGAACAGTCCAAGACTCTCCAGATGAAGCCCTCGTACTGAACTCTGTCGAAAAACAGGCTTATCTCAATCACTGTTCTCTGCGACTCACTGCCAATGAATATGAGATTTTAAACTTCCTAAAAGCTCACGAGGGTCAGCCTTTCCGCCAGGAGGAAATTTATTACGCCTTATGGGGAGAACATTTCTATAACACACACAGCATTCAGGTGATGATCATGCGAATCCGGAAAAAAATGATGGCGCTTTCTCCCGGCCATGAATACATAAAAACCCAATGGGGAAAAGGATATGTCTATGTGGGGTAA
- a CDS encoding methyltransferase domain-containing protein, whose amino-acid sequence MDINLKDRITVYWDIRATSYGQMRHKHLHGREFQFWQAEMKAVLPSSDRPLKVLDVGTATGFMAIVCASLGHKVTAVDISRHMLQRARAAASEFGYSLTFLQMDAHQMDFPSGSFDVVICRNTIWTVLDPRRVYMEIFRVLKPGGCFFNCDADYGRDAFKGLGATPDEKALFAECHAYTSLLPISYVQRPEWDIATLRNLGFVHCECIRNISGRLNPHGSSKSSDSHPLFSIFTVKPACPEELEDTDYDFQLFKAHNQLFYREQRQFGNNKDTEYLILDLLMYQPEGLRPSDLSEYIFIPKQTVTRILAQLAAKGYIRQMPNPRDRRSMLLTLTPEGQKQHRREEQALEVRYAKVLSSFPSQKLSQLNQLYMEFLDAFPTT is encoded by the coding sequence ATGGACATAAATCTAAAGGACCGCATCACTGTTTACTGGGATATTCGGGCGACCAGTTATGGCCAAATGCGGCATAAGCATCTTCACGGAAGGGAATTTCAATTCTGGCAGGCTGAAATGAAAGCTGTTCTGCCTTCCTCCGACCGGCCGTTAAAGGTTCTGGATGTCGGTACAGCCACCGGTTTTATGGCAATCGTATGCGCTTCCCTGGGGCATAAGGTAACAGCTGTAGATATCTCCCGTCACATGCTTCAGCGGGCGCGGGCAGCTGCGTCTGAATTTGGTTATTCTCTGACCTTTCTCCAGATGGACGCCCACCAGATGGATTTTCCCAGTGGTTCTTTCGATGTGGTCATCTGCCGCAACACTATATGGACTGTGTTGGACCCCCGGCGAGTCTATATGGAAATCTTCCGGGTGCTGAAACCAGGCGGCTGCTTCTTTAACTGTGACGCCGATTATGGAAGAGATGCTTTCAAGGGGCTTGGGGCAACACCGGATGAGAAAGCCCTTTTTGCTGAATGCCATGCCTACACTTCTCTCCTTCCGATCAGTTACGTCCAACGGCCGGAATGGGATATCGCCACGCTCCGGAATCTGGGATTTGTACATTGTGAATGTATCAGAAATATAAGCGGCAGATTAAACCCCCATGGCAGTTCGAAGTCCTCTGACAGTCATCCGCTGTTTTCTATTTTTACTGTGAAGCCCGCCTGCCCTGAGGAATTGGAGGACACAGATTATGATTTTCAGTTATTTAAGGCGCATAATCAGCTGTTCTACCGGGAACAGAGGCAATTTGGCAACAATAAAGATACCGAGTATCTGATTCTGGACCTGCTCATGTATCAGCCGGAGGGCCTGCGGCCCAGCGATCTGAGCGAATATATTTTCATCCCTAAACAGACGGTCACACGGATACTGGCACAGCTGGCAGCGAAAGGCTATATCCGCCAAATGCCCAATCCCAGAGACCGCCGCAGTATGCTCCTGACGCTGACCCCTGAGGGACAGAAGCAGCACCGCCGCGAGGAACAAGCTCTGGAAGTCCGCTATGCCAAGGTTCTCAGCAGTTTCCCGTCCCAGAAGCTGTCACAGCTCAATCAGCTTTATATGGAATTTTTAGACGCCTTTCCCACAACATGA
- a CDS encoding class I SAM-dependent methyltransferase — protein sequence MSCQKEIQEYWNARSGDFSEISREELESPEAGQWIEYFSGILPHPEEGKAVRVLDCGAGAGFYTVLLAEYGCRVTAVDYSQGMVEQIKEALKKRELEADVFQMNVQELHFPDNTFDAVVSRNLFWNLEEPVKAYRELYRVLKPEGVLMVSDGNFYLHLYDGRYASAREEQQRFRPAGCHDRHNEAKVDYSVMEKIAESLPLSKRQRPDWDLEQLIGLGYEEIHTEIHYYNGRIGRQLPVSFRISAKKQK from the coding sequence ATGAGTTGCCAAAAGGAGATTCAGGAATATTGGAATGCCAGATCAGGGGATTTTTCGGAAATAAGCAGGGAGGAGCTGGAATCTCCGGAAGCGGGACAGTGGATAGAGTATTTTTCAGGGATATTGCCCCATCCGGAGGAGGGGAAGGCAGTCCGGGTGCTGGATTGCGGCGCGGGAGCCGGATTTTATACGGTTTTGCTTGCAGAGTACGGATGCCGGGTCACTGCTGTGGATTACAGCCAGGGCATGGTTGAGCAGATAAAGGAAGCGTTGAAAAAGAGGGAACTGGAGGCGGATGTTTTTCAGATGAATGTTCAGGAGCTTCATTTTCCGGATAATACCTTTGATGCTGTTGTGAGCAGGAATCTGTTCTGGAACCTGGAGGAACCGGTGAAGGCCTACAGAGAGCTTTATCGGGTATTAAAACCGGAAGGGGTGCTTATGGTTTCGGACGGGAACTTTTATCTGCACCTATATGACGGGAGGTACGCATCTGCCCGGGAGGAACAGCAGCGTTTCAGGCCGGCAGGATGCCATGACAGGCACAACGAAGCTAAGGTAGACTATTCAGTCATGGAAAAAATAGCGGAATCACTTCCCCTGAGCAAAAGACAGCGGCCAGATTGGGATCTGGAGCAGTTAATAGGGCTTGGTTATGAGGAGATCCATACAGAAATCCATTACTACAACGGCAGAATAGGGCGGCAGCTGCCTGTATCTTTCAGAATTTCCGCAAAAAAGCAGAAGTAA